The following proteins are encoded in a genomic region of Variovorax paradoxus:
- a CDS encoding cytochrome c oxidase assembly protein, with product MPLLLPASFAGAHAPQAAQSTPAIGWSFEPWVLACLGASLLLYVAGLLRLWRKAGTGHGVGKAPAASFGAGWLALVLALVSPLDALGGFLFSAHMVQHEVLMILAAPLLVMGRPLAVWTWALPAAWRARTGRLVRLPAVAGTWNVLTYAPVAWALHGIALWAWHLPPLFEAALRSPGVHTLQHASFLLTALLFWWPPLGGASRAGHGGSMLYLFTTMVHTGALGALLTFSTVPWYPAYGASTPALGFDLLEDQRLGGLIMWVPAGLAYLAVALAAAARLLQGEPARTSGAMPRP from the coding sequence GTGCCGCTGTTGCTGCCGGCATCCTTCGCCGGCGCGCACGCGCCGCAAGCGGCACAATCCACGCCCGCCATCGGGTGGAGCTTCGAGCCGTGGGTACTGGCCTGCCTCGGCGCCAGCCTTCTGCTGTATGTGGCCGGCCTGCTGCGCCTGTGGCGCAAGGCCGGCACCGGCCATGGGGTCGGCAAGGCGCCGGCTGCTTCCTTCGGCGCCGGCTGGCTCGCGCTGGTGCTGGCGCTCGTGTCGCCGCTCGATGCGCTCGGCGGCTTCCTTTTTTCCGCCCACATGGTTCAGCACGAGGTGCTCATGATTCTGGCCGCGCCGCTGCTGGTGATGGGCCGGCCGCTGGCCGTCTGGACCTGGGCGCTGCCCGCCGCATGGCGCGCACGAACCGGTCGCCTGGTGCGGCTGCCGGCAGTGGCCGGAACCTGGAACGTACTGACCTACGCGCCGGTTGCCTGGGCCCTGCACGGCATCGCGCTCTGGGCCTGGCACTTGCCGCCATTGTTCGAAGCCGCGCTGCGCAGTCCGGGCGTCCACACCTTGCAGCACGCGAGCTTCCTTCTCACGGCACTGCTGTTCTGGTGGCCGCCGCTCGGCGGAGCCTCGCGCGCGGGGCACGGCGGTTCGATGCTGTATCTCTTCACGACCATGGTGCACACCGGCGCCCTCGGCGCACTGCTGACGTTCTCGACCGTCCCGTGGTACCCCGCCTATGGAGCGAGCACGCCCGCGCTCGGCTTCGACCTGCTCGAAGACCAGCGGCTCGGCGGGCTGATCATGTGGGTACCCGCCGGGCTCGCCTATCTGGCGGTCGCGCTCGCGGCAGCCGCGCGGCTGCTGCAGGGCGAACCCGCGCGCACGTCCGGCGCCATGCCACGGCCCTAG
- a CDS encoding methanol/ethanol family PQQ-dependent dehydrogenase, whose product MPSHNHTQKRSAGWAGLLMGSVLQCALALAQPAAPADAPPSGEGEWTMAARDYASTRFSPLTQITSANVARLQPAFIFSTGVVRGHEAAPLVVGGTMYIVGPYPNVLFALDLTKPGAPLKWKFEPRPDAGSQGVACCDLVSRGAAYADGRVFFNTLDNQTLAVDAATGAELWRVKLGDIRIGETMTMAPLVVKGKVLVGNSGGEFGVRGWLAALDAATGKTVWRAWSTGPDSDVLIGAQFKPFYAQDRGKDLGVSSWPPEAWKIGGGNVWGWISYDSELDLIYYGTANPGPWNPEQRPGDNRWTAGLFARRPDTGEAVWFYQFSPHDLHDYDGVNENILIDAEVAGKARKVLVHPDRNGHVYLMDRTNGEVLSAPPFVKVTTSSGVDLKTGRLRYDPSKEPKVGRTVREICPASPGAKDWQPSAWSPRTRLVYIPHQNLCQDSQPSQVSYIAGTPYVGAETRMYSGPGGQRGRFTAWDPVAGKAAWSKEENFPVWSGALATAGDVVFYGTMEGWFKALDARSGALLWQYKTESGIIGQPVSYRGPDGKQYVAVLSGVGGWAGAVVAGDLDARDGTAALGFANAMKDLSAATRKGGKLYVFKLPD is encoded by the coding sequence ATGCCAAGCCACAACCACACACAGAAGCGAAGCGCGGGATGGGCCGGCCTGTTGATGGGCAGCGTCTTGCAGTGCGCGCTCGCGCTGGCGCAACCCGCCGCTCCGGCGGACGCTCCGCCATCCGGCGAAGGCGAGTGGACCATGGCGGCCCGCGACTACGCAAGCACGCGCTTCAGCCCGCTCACCCAGATCACGAGCGCCAACGTCGCCAGGCTCCAGCCGGCCTTCATCTTCTCGACCGGTGTGGTGCGCGGCCACGAGGCGGCGCCGCTGGTGGTGGGCGGCACGATGTACATCGTCGGCCCCTACCCAAACGTGCTCTTCGCGCTCGACCTCACGAAACCCGGCGCGCCGCTCAAGTGGAAGTTCGAGCCCCGGCCCGATGCCGGCTCGCAAGGCGTTGCATGCTGCGACCTGGTCAGCCGCGGTGCCGCGTATGCCGATGGACGCGTGTTCTTCAACACGCTCGACAACCAGACTCTCGCCGTCGATGCGGCAACCGGCGCCGAACTGTGGCGCGTGAAGCTCGGTGACATCCGCATCGGCGAAACCATGACGATGGCGCCGCTGGTGGTCAAGGGCAAGGTGCTCGTGGGCAACAGCGGCGGCGAGTTCGGCGTGCGCGGCTGGCTCGCGGCGCTCGACGCGGCCACCGGCAAGACCGTGTGGCGCGCGTGGAGCACGGGGCCGGACAGCGACGTGCTGATCGGTGCGCAGTTCAAGCCCTTCTATGCGCAGGACCGCGGCAAGGACCTGGGCGTGAGCTCCTGGCCGCCCGAGGCCTGGAAGATCGGCGGCGGCAACGTGTGGGGCTGGATTTCGTACGACTCCGAGCTCGACCTCATCTACTACGGCACGGCCAACCCCGGGCCTTGGAACCCCGAGCAGCGGCCCGGCGACAACCGCTGGACCGCCGGGCTCTTCGCGCGCCGGCCCGACACCGGCGAGGCGGTCTGGTTCTATCAGTTCAGCCCGCACGACCTGCACGACTACGACGGCGTGAACGAGAACATCCTGATCGACGCCGAGGTGGCCGGCAAGGCGCGCAAGGTGCTGGTCCATCCCGACCGCAACGGCCATGTCTACCTGATGGACCGCACGAACGGCGAGGTGCTGTCGGCGCCGCCGTTCGTCAAGGTGACGACCTCCTCGGGCGTGGACCTGAAGACCGGGCGCCTGCGCTACGACCCGTCCAAGGAGCCGAAGGTCGGCAGGACCGTCCGCGAGATCTGCCCCGCCTCGCCCGGCGCCAAGGACTGGCAGCCCTCGGCGTGGTCGCCGCGCACGCGGCTGGTCTACATCCCGCACCAGAACCTGTGCCAGGACAGCCAGCCCTCCCAGGTGAGCTACATCGCGGGCACGCCCTATGTGGGTGCCGAGACGCGCATGTACTCGGGGCCGGGCGGCCAGCGCGGCCGGTTCACCGCATGGGACCCGGTCGCAGGCAAGGCGGCCTGGTCGAAGGAAGAAAACTTTCCGGTCTGGAGCGGCGCGCTCGCGACGGCGGGCGACGTCGTCTTCTACGGCACGATGGAAGGCTGGTTCAAGGCGCTCGACGCGCGAAGCGGCGCGCTGCTGTGGCAGTACAAGACCGAGTCCGGAATCATCGGCCAGCCGGTGTCCTACCGCGGCCCCGACGGCAAGCAGTACGTGGCGGTGCTGTCGGGCGTGGGCGGCTGGGCCGGCGCGGTGGTCGCGGGCGATCTCGACGCGCGCGACGGCACCGCCGCGCTGGGCTTCGCCAATGCCATGAAAGACCTGTCCGCGGCCACGCGCAAAGGCGGCAAGCTGTATGTCTTCAAGTTGCCCGACTGA